One window from the genome of Crassostrea angulata isolate pt1a10 chromosome 2, ASM2561291v2, whole genome shotgun sequence encodes:
- the LOC128171749 gene encoding uncharacterized protein LOC128171749, which translates to MTSVLRLYNCSFCYLTSIVQFTTSTLTVLHYAHSVILSCLLVVVSCIFHNQKMKLFLFLLISLVLINISYTEPRSAFVQKRGVFKRGLATGFRYGWRYKSMFGRGGVDGQASFRREEGGNRRRL; encoded by the exons aTGACGTCAGTTCTCCGTCTATATAACTGCAGCTTTTGTTATTTAACATCCATTGTACAGTTTACAACATCCACTCTCACAGTGCTACATTACGCTCACAGTGTCATCCTCTCTTGTTTATTGGTGGTCGTTAGCTGCATATTTCACAACCAAAAG atgaAGCTCTTCCTCTTTCTTCTCATTTCGTTGGTCCTTATCAACATTTCATATACGGAACCACGTTCG GCTTTTGTACAGAAACGTGGAGTGTTCAAACGCGGACTAGCTACCGGTTTTCGGTATGGATGGAGATATAAATC CATGTTTGGCAGAGGTGGGGTGGACGGACAAGCATCATTTAGGAGAGAAGAAGGAGGAAACAGAAGACGGTTGTAG